CAGGACAGCCAGACGACTGGCGAAAAACTGAGCAAGGCGACACTGCACGCCACCCTCGCCGACCTCAAACGGTTCTTTCAATGGCTTTCGGATAAGCGAGGTTACAAGTCCCGGTTCAGCTATTCGGACGCCGACTATTTCAATCTGTCCGACAAGGACACGAAGGTGGCGACCGCGCGGCGGGAAAAGCCATTTCCAACCATCGAGCAGGTCAAGCACGTCATCGCGGCGATGCCGAGCAACTCCGAGATCGAGCGGCGCGATCGGGCGGTAATCGCCTTCACCCTGCTCACCGGCGCCCGGGACAGCGCCATCGCGTCGATAAAACTGAAGCACGTCGATCTAACGGCGGGTTGCGTCTATCAGGATGCCCGCGAAGTGCGGACCAAGTTTAGCAAGACGTTCACGACATACTTCTTCCCGGTCGGTGACGAGATTCGGCGCATTGTCGAGGAGTGGCTGGGCTACCTGCGGGAAACCAAACTGTGGGGCAACGACGACCCACTGTTTTCCGCGACCCGTATTGCGGTCGGTGACGAACACCGGTTCCAGGTGGCTGGCCTGGACCGTAGACATTGGAGCAACGCGACCGCGATCCGCAAGATTTTTCGCAGCGCGTTCCAAGTTGCCGGCTTGCCTTACTTCAATCCGCACAGCCTGCGGAACACGCTGGTTCAACTCGGCGAGAAGGTTTGCAAGTCGCCCGAAGAGTTCAAAGCCTGGAGCCAGAATCTCGGCCACGAACAAGTGCTGACAACGTTTAGCAGTTACGGGCAGGTCGCCGGCGTGCGGCAGGCGGAGATCATTCGCGATCTGGCCAAGCCGCGGCAGGTGGGAACTGTCGATGTGGAAGAACTCGCCAAGGCAGTCGCGCATGTGAGAGCCGCAGCAGTACGGGAGTAGAGCTTAGGCAACGCGCCGGACTTTAATCTTGTCGCTCTCTTTTTCGAGCTGGGCGAGGTCGTAGGTCATCTGCATGCCGAGCCATACCTCGGGGCTCGATCCAAAAGCTTTTGACAGCCTAATGGCCATCTCCGGCGAAATGCCCGCCTTTAAATTAACCAGGTTGTTGAGCGCCTGGCGCGTGACGCCGAGGATTTCGGCGCCCTTGGTGACCGTTAGGCCGAGCGGGTCAAGGCAGTCTTGGCGGACCAGCCGGCCGGGGTGGGGTGGATTTTTCATCTTCATTGTTTGTCTCCTAATGGTAATCGATCAAATCGACATCCCAAACATGTCCTTCACGAAACCGGAATATCACCCGCCAGTTCGCCCGAACCGTGACGCTCCAGAAACCCTCGAGCCGGCCCTTGAGCGGATGGAGTCTGAAACCGGGGAGACTCGCATCCGACGGAACCCTAGCGCGGCTTAGAACGGCGAGGATGTTTTCTAACTTCTCGATCATGTCAGCCTGAAGCCCTCTGGGGTCGCCGTCGACATAAAGCCGTTGCAGTCCCTTGTGTCGAAAACTTTGGATCATGTTAGCGCCGTTAGGCCTTTACTGGACTAGCCTACTGTGACAAGTGGGGCTTTGCAATTGCAATTGGCCGATGACTCAACGGGAGTCCATGTGGACGGACGGGGGCGCTGGTGTCTGGCGCAGCGGAGCGCAGTCAGTCGGCGGCGCCATGGGCGGGCAGGAGATCAACAACCGCCGTGGCGCTGGAGTGGAGCGGAGCGAGGGCTACCAAGTGGAGTGCAGCGCAAGCGCGACGGCGTACCGCAGATGACCGGAGTTCCCCGCGCGAGCGTTCCGAGGGCGCCCTGAGAAAATCGCACTACGGCAGACACTCCGATGAGCGGGCCTCCGAGCGAAGCGCTTGAGACTTGGCCCGCGCGCCCGCAATCTGAAAAGCGGTGAGGCGGGGCGGGTGTCGGCGGCGTGGTGGTCCCGAGCGAGCGCTCGGCGCGGCCT
This window of the Deltaproteobacteria bacterium genome carries:
- a CDS encoding site-specific integrase; translation: MAQHNASNERIKRRYFVYLKEAKRHSEATVDAAAKALARFESYTKFRDFKAFHYEQAVAFKKRLSEQDSQTTGEKLSKATLHATLADLKRFFQWLSDKRGYKSRFSYSDADYFNLSDKDTKVATARREKPFPTIEQVKHVIAAMPSNSEIERRDRAVIAFTLLTGARDSAIASIKLKHVDLTAGCVYQDAREVRTKFSKTFTTYFFPVGDEIRRIVEEWLGYLRETKLWGNDDPLFSATRIAVGDEHRFQVAGLDRRHWSNATAIRKIFRSAFQVAGLPYFNPHSLRNTLVQLGEKVCKSPEEFKAWSQNLGHEQVLTTFSSYGQVAGVRQAEIIRDLAKPRQVGTVDVEELAKAVAHVRAAAVRE
- a CDS encoding HigA family addiction module antidote protein, whose protein sequence is MKMKNPPHPGRLVRQDCLDPLGLTVTKGAEILGVTRQALNNLVNLKAGISPEMAIRLSKAFGSSPEVWLGMQMTYDLAQLEKESDKIKVRRVA
- a CDS encoding peptidase, encoding MIQSFRHKGLQRLYVDGDPRGLQADMIEKLENILAVLSRARVPSDASLPGFRLHPLKGRLEGFWSVTVRANWRVIFRFREGHVWDVDLIDYH